A single genomic interval of Oryzomonas sagensis harbors:
- a CDS encoding radical SAM protein, with protein sequence MILNYLTLYQSGELLERVRTAYGRLAACDICPHDCGVNRLRGERGICGAGAHPAIASANVHNGEEPPISGSRGSGTIFLTGCSLKCRFCQNFPISQMGNGEVITTKVLADRMLKLQQRGVHNINLVTPTHYLPQILAALYLAIPQGFRLPLVWNSSGYEKVDVLALLDGVVDIFLPDMKYADNGIAERISSAPGYADINRPAVAEMLRQVGHLELDDEGLAVKGLIIRHLVLPEGLAETRKTLSWIAGNLGTATHISLMRQYFPAHLAVDMPVLGRKLTDDEYDEALEALEEFDLDNGWVQD encoded by the coding sequence ATGATTTTGAACTATCTGACCCTTTATCAATCGGGCGAATTGCTGGAACGTGTTCGCACAGCCTATGGCCGCCTGGCCGCCTGCGATATCTGCCCCCACGACTGCGGCGTGAACCGTCTTCGGGGGGAGCGGGGAATCTGCGGCGCCGGGGCGCATCCGGCAATCGCTTCGGCCAATGTCCATAACGGCGAGGAACCGCCCATCTCCGGCAGCCGGGGGTCCGGCACGATCTTTCTCACCGGGTGCAGCCTGAAATGCCGCTTCTGCCAGAATTTTCCCATCAGCCAGATGGGCAACGGCGAGGTGATAACGACAAAGGTCTTGGCCGATCGGATGCTCAAGCTCCAACAGCGGGGGGTGCACAACATCAATCTCGTCACCCCCACCCACTACCTGCCCCAGATCCTGGCTGCGCTCTATCTGGCCATTCCCCAGGGGTTCCGGCTCCCCCTGGTCTGGAATTCCAGCGGCTACGAGAAGGTTGATGTCCTGGCGCTCCTGGACGGTGTGGTGGACATCTTTCTGCCGGATATGAAGTATGCCGATAACGGAATCGCCGAGCGCATCTCCTCGGCCCCGGGGTATGCGGACATCAACCGGCCGGCTGTCGCCGAGATGCTCCGGCAGGTGGGGCACCTTGAACTCGACGATGAAGGCTTGGCGGTCAAGGGGTTGATTATCCGTCATTTGGTCCTGCCGGAGGGGCTGGCGGAAACGCGTAAAACCTTGTCCTGGATTGCCGGGAACCTGGGGACGGCAACCCATATCTCCCTGATGCGCCAGTACTTCCCGGCCCACCTGGCCGTGGACATGCCGGTACTCGGCCGCAAGCTCACCGATGACGAGTACGA